Below is a window of Chloroflexota bacterium DNA.
GTTCAATTATCGACCTGAACATTCTATGATCGAATCTTATAATCTCACCTAAAAGCTCCTCCCCAAAGACACACACAGTCTTCATCCATGGGTGGCCAATAATACCAAAGCTCATATCGCTAGACAGGAATATATGGTAGTCTCTATCCGGATATATAGATATATACCACGGATCGCTCCCTTCATGAACATATACTCTATAAGAATCATGATGCCAGTCCAATGCATATATATATCCACCTATTGGTACAATCTTCATGAATATATTCATGAATTCTTGATCTATGTAATCTGAATCATACTTACTGATAGATACTTTACTTATATCATATATCTGAAATGGCTTCGGAGGAGTATAACCTCTTGACTCTAATGCATCCATGCTCGGAGCAAACTTGAATCTTGAGGTAAACTCGTTCCACACCTCGCTATATTCAGACAGACCTAACTCTACCCATGCAGACATCAATGCCCTCCCAATCTCAGATGAAGCAACTTCATAAACATGTTTGATAACTCATTCTAGATCAACCCATGCTTTAGTCAATATTATCTTGCTATATCAATAGGTATAAATGTGCGATAATGATCCCGGGTAAAGTATGTTTCCCCGGTTAGGTCATTTACTAAAAGTCTTTCACCATCGCGCCCCAGAGTACCTGGCGGATGCACATCCCACTCAGTATAACTGCCTGGCGGTAAACCTACGCTAACTGGATCTCTGAAGGGGCGCCCACCTCTCATTCCCCGCTTCGAGGGAGCACCATTTCGGAGTACATGGTCCAACTCATCGAGTGCATCATCCGGAACGCCGCGCGCTCGCGCGTCAGCTCGACGCTGAGCTCCGCCATCGTCACCGCCACCACCACTTACGCCAGGAGGCGTATCTCCTCGATCCGGCGCGGCAGGCTGGGTAGCGTGAGAGGCGAGGAGGGGCGAGCCAAGGCTGCGCACAACGGGGAAAGTGGCGCGGGCAGCGGGGTTGGCAGCGGAGGCCGGTGACCGTACGCTGGAGTTGACCATCGGTGGTGGGGTGAGATGGCCAAGCGGCCGGTTCCCGAGGCGCTCGCTCGACTCGACCTGGCGTCGATCGCGGATGTCGGTGCGCGGCAGGCGATCCGTACGCTGCTGAGCCTGGTCGAGGAGTTGGTGGCGGAGAACCAGGCGCTGCGGACAGAGCTGGCACAGGTCAAGGACGAGCTGGCCCGACTGAAGGGCGGATCTGGGAAGCCGAAAATCCCACCTGGGAAGTCGGCCGGGAGCGGGAGCGACTACTCGTCGGAGCAGGAGCGCCGAGCGGCCCCGAAGGCGTGGCAGAAGCGGGGCAAGCAGGACCGGGTGCGGATCGATCGGACCGAGCGGCGAACGGTCGATCCGGCGACGCTGCCGGCGGACGCGGTGTTCAAAGGGTACGAGACGGTCGTGGTCCAGAACCTGGTGCTGCGGACGGACACGGTCGCGTTCGAGTTGGAGACCTGGTACTCGCCG
It encodes the following:
- a CDS encoding DUF2716 domain-containing protein → MSAWVELGLSEYSEVWNEFTSRFKFAPSMDALESRGYTPPKPFQIYDISKVSISKYDSDYIDQEFMNIFMKIVPIGGYIYALDWHHDSYRVYVHEGSDPWYISIYPDRDYHIFLSSDMSFGIIGHPWMKTVCVFGEELLGEIIRFDHRMFRSIIEQSS